TGAAAAATCGCATTTTACAGTGCATAAAAGAATTTTCAAAAAAGAAAGTACGAAAAGAATATCGTTTTTTGTTTGATTCCATTATTAAAAATTTTAGTTTAACAGAAGATCAATTATATCAACGTTCTAAAAAAATATTATTTTCAATATTATACGATTTCTATTTTTTTTCTAGAAACATAAGTACAATAGATAAATTTACTTATAATATTATAAGATCTTTTTTTTCTGGAAGAAAAATTAGTTTAGAAATGGATACAGATCAATTTTTATTAAAAATTGTAAAAAATATATTATATAGATTAAAAAATTCTGAAAAATGGTCAAATATTTTGATTCAATCTTCTTTAGAAAAGCTAAAACAAGGTAAAAATTGGGATTTGAGAAAAGAATTATTCAAAATAACTCATATGATGGTTGAAGAAAATAATTTTTTTCCCATAAAAAAAATTAAAAATTATTCTTTTGAAAATTTTTTACAGTTAAAAAATATTCTAATTAAAAGAACTAAAATATTTGAAACAAAATGTAAAAAAAAAGGAGAAAAATTTTTTAATTTCTTAGAAAATACTTCTATTCAAAAACATTCATTTATTCATTCAGATTTACCCATGTTTTTCCAAAAATTTAAAAGTGGAAATATATTTTTTAATCCTTTTAATAAACGTCTTGAAAAATATCTTAAAAAAGGAATATTATATTCCAAATTTTTTTCTGATGAAAATCAAAAAATATTAATAGAAACAAATAAGAAAGAAATACTTCTTTTATATGAAGAAACAAAATCTATGTATGAAAAAAACATATCCAATTATTTTTTGGATAAACTTTTTTTAAGAAACATAAGCATGTTATCAATAATACATGAAATTGAAAAAGAATTTCATTCTATAAGAAATGAAGAAAAAATTATTTTAAATTCAGAATTAAATAAAATTCTTTATGAAAAAATTGTTAAAGAAACATTTCCAAAAATATATGAAAAAATAGGAATACAATATAAATATTATTTCATAGATGAATTTCAAGACATTTCATTTTTACAATGGCAAAATATTAAAATATTAGTTGAAAATGCGTTATCCGAAAATGGATCAGCTATAATAGTAGGAGATCCTAAACAATCTATATACAGATGGAGAGGTGGAGATGCAAAACAATTTATAAATTTAATTTCTTCTAAAGAAAGTTTTTATAAAAAAAAAATAGAAACTATAGAAAAAAATTTTCGTAGTTATGAAGAAATAGTAAAATTTAATAATTTTCTTTATCAATCTATATCTAAAACATTCAAATCTACTATTTATCAAGATATATATAAAAATTATCAACAAAAAGTATATAAAAAATGTGGGGGTTATGTAGAATTAAACTTTATTAAAAATTATAATAAAAATTATAAGGAATATATTTATTCAAAAATAAAAAATAAAATAGAAAAATTATTAAAACAAAAATATATTTTATCAGATATTGCTATTTTAGTTAGAAATAATGAAGAAGGTTATTTTTTGTCTGAAAAACTAGTAGAAGATGGTTTTATTGTAAATACATCTGTTTCTTTACTAATAAAGAATCATTTGGAAATACAAATTATCATAAATTTTTTATATGTTATTGGTTATCCTCATTATTATCAAAAAAGAGTTTTTCTAATTTTTTTATTATCACAAAAAAAATTCTTTCGTATTCGTAGTAATACGACTATAAATAATGATCATGACTTCATCATGAAGATGATTTTTTTACCTATAGATTTATTTATAAAAAAGATTACACTAAAAAATTCATTCAATGTTAATAAATTTTATAATAAATCTATATATAATATATCGGAAAAAATTATTGAAGTTTTTGGATTATTAGATAAAAGAAATTATACATATATCTATTCTTTCTTAGATTTTGTTTATCGATCCATGAAAAAAGTAGGAAATTCTATTTTAGATTTTCTAGATTACTGGGAATTAAAAAAAAACAAAGAAAGTATAGTGATTTCTAATCAAATTAATGCTATTCGTATTATGACTATTCACAAATCTAAAGGGTTACAGTTTCCTGTAGTATTGATTCCTTTTGCGGATTGGAATATTCTTCCTAAAAAAAAAGAAAAAATATGGATAGATGTAAATCCTTATTTATATAATGGATTAAATACTATTTATTTAGAAATAGAAACTTATTTTAAACATATTAAACATGATGATAATATTCGAACTCTTTATAAAGATTATCTATCAAATATTCTATTTGATAATATCAATTTATTATATGTAGCTACTACCCGTTCTGTTGAACAACTTATTTTATTTTCCAAACTTGGAGACAATAAGAATAAATCTGTATCATTTTATATTAAAAATTTTCTATGTGAAAAAAAAATGTGGAATGAAAAAAAATATCAGTATTTCTTCGGAAAAGAAGAAAAAATTTCTTAATTGATTTTTATTTCACATGTTTTTCCGCATGATAAGAAGATCTAACTAATGGTCCACTTTCTACATATTTAAATCCCATTTTTAATCCAATTTTTTTCAATTCTTTAAATTGTTCTGGAAAAACAAAAAAACGAACGGGATAATGTTTTGAAGAAGGTTGTAAATATTGTCCCATTGTCAAAATATCTACTTTAGATTTTTTTATATCTTTCATAGTTTCTACTATTTCTTCTTTTGTTTCTCCTAATCCTAACATAATTCCCGTTTTTGTACGTATATTTTTATTTTTTTCTTTAATGTATTGTAAAATTTCAAGACTACGATCATATTTAGCTTGTATCCGAATTTTTTTTGTTAATCGAGAAACTGTTTCTACATTATGGGAAATAACTTCTGGTTTGGTATCAATTATTTTATCTATTATTTTTTTTTCTCCTTTAAAATCTGGTATTAAAGCCTCTATTGTAATATCGGGATTAAAATTCCGTATTTTCTGTATAGTATGAACCCATATATAGGACCCCATATCCTGTAAATCATCTCTATTTACAGAAGTTAATACAGCATGTTTTATTTTTAATATTTTTATAGATTTTGCTACCTTTTCTGGTTCTTTCCAATCTATTTGATTAGGCCGTCCTGTTTTTACTCCGCAAAATCGACAAGATCTTGTACAAATATTTCCCAATATCATAAAAGTAGCAACACCTTTGTCCCAACATTCTCCTATATTGGGACAACTTCCACTTTGACATATTGTATTCAGTTTATGTAAAGAAACTAACTTCTGCAAGTTATGATAATTTTTATTTGTTGGTAATTTTACTTTTATCCATTTTGGTTTTTTTTGAATGACACTCATATTTTTTATTATATATATTAATAATACTACCAAAAAATATAAAAATCAATTTTTTTTAATAAATTTGTCACAATAAGATGTTTTTTTTTATATGAAAGTGTTTGTAAAAGACATAGCTGATATATTAGAAAATATAGCTCCTGTGAAATATGCACATTCTTATGATAACGTTGGATTAATTGTAGGATCATTTCATAAAAAAGTAAAAAATGTATTGATTACTTTAGACCTAACTGAAGAAGTTTTTTATGAATCTATTAATAAAAAATGTGATTTAATAATTTCTTTTCATCCTATCATTTTTCAATCTATTAAAAATATAACTGGAAAAACATATTCAGAAAGAGTTATAATTCATGCGTTAAAAAATGATACATCTATTTATGTAATTCATACTAATCTAGATATGGTATGGGATGGACCTTCTTCTTATATATCAAAATTATTGAAAATTAATAGAGAAAAAGTTCTTTTTCCAAAGAAAGAAAATCTAAAAAAATTAACAACCTATGTCCCAATAGATTATGCTTCTAAAGTTAGAAATGCTTTATTTGAAGCAGGAGCTGGAAATATATCTAATTACAGTCATTGTAGTTATAATTTTGATGGGTTTGGAAGTTATATGGGAAATAAAAAAACTAAACCTTTTTTTGGTAAAAAAGAAGTTTTTCATATGGAAAGAGAGACTTGTATTAATGTAATCTTTCCTAATTATAAGTTAAATATAATAAAAAATGCTTTATTTAAAAGTCATCCTTATGAAGAAATTGCTTACGAAATTTATAATATTGAAAATATCAGTCCTTATATAGGAATAGGCTTTATAGGAAATCTTATGAAAAAAATGAATGAATACGATTTTCTTTGTTTTATAAAAAAAAAAATGAATGTTACTTGTATTCGACACTCTAATTTTAGAGAAAAAAACATTCAAAAAATAGCTATGATTACAGGTTCAGGTCGTTTTGGAATAGAAACTGCTATAAAAGAAAAAGCTGATGTTTTTGTTTCTTCCGATTTAAAATATCATGATTTTTTTAAACATGAAAAAAAAATATTAATTGTGGATATAGGACACTATGAATCTGAAAAATTCACTAAAAATTTAGTAAAATCTTTCTTAGATAAAAATTTTACTTCTATTTCTGTTTATGAATCAGAAATTCATACTAATCCAGTTAAATATTTTCATTAATTAATTATGGAACATAAAATACAAGAAGCAGTTACTGTGATAGATAAGTTAAGAGTATTATATAATCTTCAATTAATAGACTCCCGTATAGATGAAATACGAAAATTTCGGAAAAATATTCCTATAGAAATAGAAAGTCTAGAAGAAGAACTAGACAAAATGAAAAAAAAATTAGAAAATATTCATGAAGATATTCTTTATCTAAAAGAGAATATAAATAGACAAAACCAAAGTGTTAAGTCTTCAGAGATTTTAATCAATAAATATGAAAAACAAAAAGATCATGTCAAAAACCATAAAGAATTATATTCTCTAGATAAAGAGATTGATTATCAAAAATTAGAAATTCAGTTATCTAAAAAAAGAATTAAAGAATTAAACATTCAAATTTATAAAAAAAAGGAAATTTTAAAAAAAAAAGAATATTTATTAAAAAACAAAAAAGAACACCTTTTGCATAAAAAAAAAGAGTTAAATAATATTCTTTTGGAAAACGATAAAGAAGAAAAAATCTTATTAAAGAAATCTTTATTTTTTTCTAAAAAAGTAGATAATAATTTATTAAAAACCTATCAAAGAATAAGAAATGGAGTCAAAAATGGAGTAGCTATAGCTCCAGTACAAAGAGGTGCACCATTGGGGTCTTATTTAGCAATAACACCTCAAAAATATTCTGAATTGGTACAACGTACCAAACTTTTAATAGATGAACATAGTGGAAGAATATTGATAGATTCTGAATTAGCTGAAGAAGAAAAAAAAAAATCTTTTGTTTTTTGTTATAAAAAAAAATTGTAAATCATGGCACGAACTTATTCTTCTAACGAAATTAAAATTAAAATTAAAAATTTTAACTTATTAGAAGTTTCTTCAGGAAAGAAGAAATTTCTTAAAGATTTTTTTTCAGATAAAGCAACTGTAATAATGTTTATTTGCAATCATTGTCCATATGTTAAATATATTAATACGGAATTAATTCGTTTGGCTAAGGATTTTATTCCAAAAAATATTTCATTTTTAGCAATCAATTCTAATGATATCAAAAAATACCCGGAGGATTCTCCAGAAAATATGAAACAAGTACATTATAAATTAGGTTATCCTTTTCCTTATTTTTTTGATGAAACACAAGAAGTCGCCAAATATTATGGAGCACAATGTACTCCTGAATTTTTTATATTTTCCGGAAGTGGAAATTTATATTATCATGGACAATTAGATGATTCTAGACCAGAAAATAACGTTCCTATTACAGGTTTTGATGTAAGAAATGTATTACAAAACATTTTAAATGGAAAAAAAATACCTACAACAGTAAAATTAAGTTACGGATGTAATATCAAATGGAAAGCATGAGGTTATTATAATAAGTGGGTATAATATTTAAAAAATATTTTATAGATTCAGATAAATTTTTTTCTAATGTTCCTCCTGCTGCATTTTTATGCCCTCCTCCTCTGAAATGTTTTCTCGAAAACATATTTACATCAAAATTTCCTTTTGATCGAAAAGAAATTTTGACAGGAAGTTCTTCTTTTTCTTCAAAAAAGAAAACGGAAAAAACAATATTTTTAATATTTAATCCATAAGTGATAATTCCCTCTGTATCTCCTTGTTTATAAGAATGCAAATCAACATCCGAAGCTTTAATACTCGTATAAGCTGTTCTATATTTTTTAATGACTTTTAATCTTTTCAATGCTTTAGATAATAATTTTAATTTATTTTCATTATATTTTTCTTGTAAATGATTATAAATATAACTTATGTCAATTCCTTTCTTTATTAATTTACCGGCAATAAAATGAGTTTCTGAAGTTACAGAAGGAAAACGAAAAAGACCTGTATCTGTCATTAATCCTACATATAAACATGTAGCTATTTCTTTGTCTATTTTATCTAAATTATTCATTTTTGATATGAATCGAAAAACTAAAATACTAGTAGCTGCTACCGTAGAATCTGAAAACATAAAATCAAAATGAAGTGGAAATGGATGATGATCAATGAGTATTTTTTTTGCTTTTGAATACAAAAAAAAATCTCTTATATTATTTATTCTAGAATAATTATTAAAATCTATGAGAAAAACATAATCAGAGTCTGCAATTTTTTTTTTTATTAAAGATTTTGTATGTTCAGAAAACACAATAATATCCTTGCATCCAGGGAGCCATTTAAAAGATTCAGAATATTCTGTTGGAGATATTAAATCTACACTATGTTTTAATTTTCTAAAATAAAATAAAAGAGCTAAAGAAGAACCCAAAGCATCTCCATCTGGATTATTATGCGGTAATAATACAATTTTTTTCTTATTTTTATTTATTTCATTAATATTAGAGTACAACATATACTATTTTTTTTTCAATCCTAATTCTTCTCCTTTTTTTAACATGAGAATATAAGCAGAATGAAAATTATTAGATATTTTTCCTTCTAAAATAGAGTCTTTAACAAAATTTTTTATGATTCCTATTTTTTTACATGGATAAATATGAAAGGCTTTCATTATATCATTTCCCGATATAGGAGATTTCCAATTTTTAATCTTATCTTTTTTTTCTAGATTTCTAATCCTTTCCATGAGAAGGTAAATATTTTTTTCGTACTGATTTTTTCTTTCCATATTATTAGTAGTAATATCAGCAATACATAATTTCATTAAATCTTCTAAATCATTTCCTATATCAAATATAAATCTACGTATAGCAGAATCACTGGAGTTGTATCCTATTAATGCAATAGGTCTATAACTATATTGAATCATTTTTTTCACATACTTCATAGAAGAACCTTTTGGAAGTTTTAAACGTTGAAATATATTTTTAACCATCTTAGATCCTACAAATTCATGGTCATGAAATGACCATCCTATTCTTGGAATGAATTTTTTGGTATAAGTTTTTCCAATATCGTGAAGTAATGCAACCCATCTTAACCAAAGAGAATTATCTTTTTCTTTGCTAATATTATCTACTACTTGCAAAGTATGATAAAAGTTATCTTTATGTTTATATCCATTTTTTTCTTCTATTCCTTTTAAAGAAACAAGTTCCGGTAATATTATTGATAATAACTCAGATTTATATAACAAAAATAACCCTATAGAAGGTTTTTCGGATAATAAAATTTTGTTAAATTCTTCAATAATTCTTTCTGTAGAAACAATATTTATTCTATCCTTGTTTTTTTTAATTGATTGAAATGAATATTTTTCTATATTAAACTGTAATTGAGTGGCAAACCGTATAGCTCGCATCATTCGTAGTGGATCATCAGAATAAGTAATATTTGCATCTAATGGAGTTTTTAATATTTTTTTTTTCAAATCAGATAAACCTCCAAATGGATCTATTAACTCTCCATAATTATTATGATTGAGACTAATAGCTAAAGTATTGATTGTAAAATCTCTTCTATTTTGATCATCTTGTAATGATCCCAATTCTATAACTGGTTTTCTACTATAAAAATGATACGATTCTTTTCGTGATCCTACAAATTCTATTTTTTGATTATCATATTCTAACATTGCTGTACCGAAACGCTTGAATATCCTTATTTTAGGATGATAAGAAACAATATTTTTAGAAACCTCTTTAGCTAGCCTAATCCCTTCTCCTATGGTTAAAATATCTAGATCTCTTGATTGTACTTTCCCAAGTAAAAAATCTCTAACATAACCTCCTATAACATAACTATTTTGTTTTATTTTTTGAGAAGATATACTTACAATATGAAATATTTTTTTATGAACAGCAGATGATAAATTCATATTAGTCTATATGCGTAATATTTTTACTTTATTAGACACAATTTTTATGATAGAAGAAGCACTATAGTTTGGTTTTTCTTTTCTACGAAAATTTACAATGTAGTCTGTTCTACTTAAAATAGCGGGATTAATTTCTGAAAAAGATTTAGGAGTCATAAATCCTGAAAAATTAGCAGAAGTAGAAATAATAGGTCTATCTAATTTTCTTATTAAACCAATGCAAAATGGGTCATATGTTAAACGGATAGCTAAAGTGTTGTCTTGTCTAAAAAAATTAGATGCTATTTTTTTAGTGTTTTTATATACTATGGTGATAGGTTTATCTTTTTTTACAAGATTATTAATAATTATTCTTCTAGTAAAATCAGAGATTTTTCCTACCAATTGATGTAAACGATCTATACTTTCTACCAAAACAATCATAGATTTGCAAATATTTCTATTTTTTATTTCACATATTTTTTGTATAGCTTGAATATTAAATGCATCACACCCCAACCCCCATATAGTATCTGTAGGATATAATATATTTTTTCCTTTTTTTAGTATATCTACACTTTTTTCTATTTCTATCTGAAAAGACATTTAAATTTTTAAATTATGAGTTCTTAACGCTTGATTTAAAGAAACTTTTTTATCTGTGCTTTCTGTTCTTTTTCCTATAATCATAGCACATGGAACATAATATGTACCTGAAGGGAATTTTTTTGGATAAGATCCTGGTATGACTACAGAATAGTTTGGAATAAAACCTTTTGTTTCAATAGCTTTTTCATTAGTTACATCAAAAATTCTGGTAGAGGCAGTGAGTACAACATTTGCTCCTAAAACAGAACCCTTTTTAATCAAAACTCCCTCCACTAAAATGCATCTAGATCCAATAAATACATCATCTTCAATAATTACTGGATGAGCTTGTAATGGCTCTAAAACTCCTCCTACTCCTACTCCTCCGCTTAAATGAACGTTACTACCAATTTGAGCACAACTTCCCACTGTAGCCCATGTATCTATCATAGTGTTTTCTCCTATATATGCTCCTATATTAACATAAGATGGCATGAGAATGACTCCAGGTGATATATATGAACCATAACGTGCTATAGCATGAGGAACTACACGGATTCCTTTTTCCTTAAATTTATTTTTAATAGGAATTTTATCATAAAATTCTAATGGACCTAATTCTATTGTATTCATATTTTGAATAGAAAAATACATAATAATAGCTTTTTTAACCCATTCATTGATTATCCATTTTTCATTGAAATAATTCGATACCCTGACTGAACCCATTTCTAAATATTCAATGACCTGATAAACTATATCTTTTATATTTGTATCAGTGGTCCATACATTTTTTTTATACCAAAATTTTTCTATTTCTAATTTTAATCTGTCCACTTTTATTATATTAATGATGACAAAAATAGCGAAAATAAAATAAGATAACAAAACAAGTATAAGTAGATTTTACAATGTCAAAAATATTAGGAATTGATTATGGGAAAATTATGACTGGTTTATCTATAACAGATGAAAAAAAAATATTTTCGTTTGGATTAGATACTATTTTAACAAAAAATTTAATGAATTTTTTAGAAAATTTTTTATCTTATGAAAAAATAGAAACAATTGTTGTAGGATTACCAAAAAAATTGAATAATCAAAAAGAAATTTTAATAGAAACAGAAATTCAGAATTTTATTTCTATCTTTCATGTAAGGTATCCTACAATCATTATTGAAAGACTCGATGAACGTTTTACATCTAAAATAGCTTTTAATACCATGATTGAATTGGGTTTAAAAAAAAAAAAAGAAGAATAAAAAAAATTTTAAATCAGATTAGTGCTACTATAATTTTACAGTCTTATCTTACGAAAAAAGAAAAACAAGATTGATTCATGATATTACCTATAGTTCTTTATGGAAATCCTATTTTGAGAAAAAAATGCTTAGACATAGATTTTTCTTCTTATGAGAAAAAGAAGGAAATTAATCAATTAATTAAAGATATGTTTGAAACAATACATAAAGTAAAAGGAATAGGATTAGCAGCACCCCAAATTGGAAAAAATATTAGACTTTTTATAGTTGAAACTTCTTATTTAAAAGGAGAACACATCAAAAATTATAAAGAAGTTTTTATTAATGCTAGAATATTAAAAATTCATGGAAAAGAATATAAGTTTAATGAAGGATGTCTTAGTATTCCTGGAATTATGGGATATATCAAAAGAAAATCTAATGTCATAATTGAATATTATGATCAAAATTGGAGGAAAAAAAAAAAATTTTAACAGGAATATGTGCAAGAGTAATATTGCATGAATACGATCATATTGAAGGGAAACTTTTCATAGATTATTTTTCTTATAAAAAGAAAAAAATAATAGAAAGAAAATTGATGAATTTATTTTGAATAAATATCATCTAAAATTTTTTTAAATACATTAGGTTCATTCATAGATATATATGAAAGAATTTTTCTATTAATTTTAATTTTTTTTTCGGATAATTTATTCATAAATTCAGAATAGGATTTTCCATACTGACGTACTCCCGCATTAATACGCTGAATCCAAAGAGATCTGAAATCTCTTTTTTTTCTTTTTCTCCCATAAAAAGCATAAACAAAAGATTTTTCTACAGCGTTTTTAGCAACTGTATAAACTTTACTTCTGGAACCATAAAAACCTTTGGATAATTTCAGTATTTTCTTACGTTTTCGTCTAGAGGAAACCGAATTGGTAGATCTAGGCATAATTTTCTAAATTTGTGTTTTTATATTTTTTTGATCTGATTTTTTCAACAAAGTAAATCTAGAAAGATTACGTTTTTTCCTTTTAGATTTTTTAGTTAAAAGATGATTTTTAAATGCGTGTTTTCTTTTAATATACCCATTCCCTGTTTTTTTAAATCTTTTTTTTGATCCTGATTTTGTTTTTAATTTAGGCATAAAAATAATTCAAAATTTTTTTGGAGCTAATATCATATACATTCTCTTTCCTTCCATAACCGGCATTTGTTCTACTTTTCCATATTCCTCAATTTCTTCTGCAAATTTTAATAATTTTATTTTACCTTGGTCTTTATATACTATAGAACGGCCTTTAAAAAAAACAAATACTTTGACTTTATCTCCACGCATTAAAAATTTCTCTGCGCTTTTAATCTTTACTTTTCCATCATGATCTCCAATTTGTGGTCCAAATCTAATTTCCTTAGTATTGACTTTAATTTGTTTTGCTTTAAATTGTTTTTTTCTTTTTTTTTGTTCATATAAAAATTTTTTATAATCCAATATCTTACAAACCGGAGGATTTAATTTAGGATTAATTTCAACTAAGTCTAGTTCTCTTTCTTTAGAAAATTGTAGTGCTTTTTGTATAGAATAAATTCCATTCTCTATGGAAGAATCACCTACTAAACGAACTTTTTGTGTATTAGCAATCCTTTCGTTAATACGATGTTCTTCTTTTTTTTGTGGTAATGGCCTGTATATTCTATTTCTTCTATTACCTCTACCACTTCTTGAGTATTTCTTTTTTATAACAGTTTTAGTTTTTAAATTTATTTATTTCATTCAAAATAGATTCTAATCCATTGGATATAGAAAATTCTCCTATATGTCCTATACCATGACGTCGTATTGACATCATTTTATTTTTTTCCTCTTTTTTTCCCAAAATTATCATATAAGGAATTTTATTTTCTTCAGAATCTCTAATTTTTTTATTAATTTTCTCGTTTCTATTATCAATAAATACACGAATTTTATAATCTTGCATTAAATTTAAAATTTTTTTCGCATAAACTGCATATTTTTCACTTATAGGAAGTATAACAGCCTGATTAGGAACCAACCATAATGGAAGATTTCCCTCTGTATGTTCTATCATAATAGCAATAATACGTTCTAACGAACCAAATGGAGCTCTGTGTATCATTACTGGACGACATTTTTCATTATTTTTCCCCTTATAATATAAATCAAATCTTTCAGGCAAATTATAATCAACTTGAATTGTTCCAAGTTGCCAACTTCTCCCTAAAGAATCTTGAATGAGAAAATCTAATTTTGGTCCATAAAAAGCAGCATCTCCATAATTAATAGATGCTTCTATATTTTCTTCTTTCACTATTTGTAAAATAGATTTTTCAGCCTTTTCCCAATTTATTTCTGATCCTATATAATCATTCATTTTTTTAGGATTTCTAAGAGATATTCTAACTGTGTATGTCAAAAAACCTAGATATCGAAAAACATAAAAAACTAAATTAATTACTTTCTTAAATTCCTCTAACAATTGATCATGAGTACAAAAAATATGAGCATCATCTTGAGTAAAACATCTAACTCTAGTTAGACCATGAAGTTCTCCACTTTGTTCATAACGATACACAGTTCCAAACTCTGCAAAACGTTTAGGAAGATCACGATAAGACCATTCTTGAGAACGATAAATTTCACAATGATGAGGACAATTCATAGGTTTTAAAAGATACTCTTCGTCAAAAAGAGGAGTATGAATAGGTTTAAAATGATTTTTTCCGTATTTACTCCAATGACCACTTCTAACATATAATTTTTTGCATCCAATGTGTGGAGTTACGACCATTTCATATCCTGATTTTTTTTGAACATCAGTTAGAAATTCTTCTAAATTTTTCCTAAAAACTACTCCTCTAGGTAACCATAAAGGTAATCCTGTTC
The sequence above is drawn from the Blattabacterium cuenoti genome and encodes:
- a CDS encoding CCA tRNA nucleotidyltransferase, translated to MNLSSAVHKKIFHIVSISSQKIKQNSYVIGGYVRDFLLGKVQSRDLDILTIGEGIRLAKEVSKNIVSYHPKIRIFKRFGTAMLEYDNQKIEFVGSRKESYHFYSRKPVIELGSLQDDQNRRDFTINTLAISLNHNNYGELIDPFGGLSDLKKKILKTPLDANITYSDDPLRMMRAIRFATQLQFNIEKYSFQSIKKNKDRINIVSTERIIEEFNKILLSEKPSIGLFLLYKSELLSIILPELVSLKGIEEKNGYKHKDNFYHTLQVVDNISKEKDNSLWLRWVALLHDIGKTYTKKFIPRIGWSFHDHEFVGSKMVKNIFQRLKLPKGSSMKYVKKMIQYSYRPIALIGYNSSDSAIRRFIFDIGNDLEDLMKLCIADITTNNMERKNQYEKNIYLLMERIRNLEKKDKIKNWKSPISGNDIMKAFHIYPCKKIGIIKNFVKDSILEGKISNNFHSAYILMLKKGEELGLKKK
- a CDS encoding L-threonylcarbamoyladenylate synthase, whose protein sequence is MSFQIEIEKSVDILKKGKNILYPTDTIWGLGCDAFNIQAIQKICEIKNRNICKSMIVLVESIDRLHQLVGKISDFTRRIIINNLVKKDKPITIVYKNTKKIASNFFRQDNTLAIRLTYDPFCIGLIRKLDRPIISTSANFSGFMTPKSFSEINPAILSRTDYIVNFRRKEKPNYSASSIIKIVSNKVKILRI
- a CDS encoding 2,3,4,5-tetrahydropyridine-2,6-dicarboxylate N-succinyltransferase, with product MKVDRLKLEIEKFWYKKNVWTTDTNIKDIVYQVIEYLEMGSVRVSNYFNEKWIINEWVKKAIIMYFSIQNMNTIELGPLEFYDKIPIKNKFKEKGIRVVPHAIARYGSYISPGVILMPSYVNIGAYIGENTMIDTWATVGSCAQIGSNVHLSGGVGVGGVLEPLQAHPVIIEDDVFIGSRCILVEGVLIKKGSVLGANVVLTASTRIFDVTNEKAIETKGFIPNYSVVIPGSYPKKFPSGTYYVPCAMIIGKRTESTDKKVSLNQALRTHNLKI
- a CDS encoding RuvX/YqgF family protein — encoded protein: MSKILGIDYGKIMTGLSITDEKKIFSFGLDTILTKNLMNFLENFLSYEKIETIVVGLPKKLNNQKEILIETEIQNFISIFHVRYPTIIIERLDERFTSKIAFNTMIELGLKKKKEE
- the rplT gene encoding 50S ribosomal protein L20, yielding MPRSTNSVSSRRKRKKILKLSKGFYGSRSKVYTVAKNAVEKSFVYAFYGRKRKKRDFRSLWIQRINAGVRQYGKSYSEFMNKLSEKKIKINRKILSYISMNEPNVFKKILDDIYSK
- the rpmI gene encoding 50S ribosomal protein L35, which translates into the protein MPKLKTKSGSKKRFKKTGNGYIKRKHAFKNHLLTKKSKRKKRNLSRFTLLKKSDQKNIKTQI
- the infC gene encoding translation initiation factor IF-3, with protein sequence MYRPLPQKKEEHRINERIANTQKVRLVGDSSIENGIYSIQKALQFSKERELDLVEINPKLNPPVCKILDYKKFLYEQKKRKKQFKAKQIKVNTKEIRFGPQIGDHDGKVKIKSAEKFLMRGDKVKVFVFFKGRSIVYKDQGKIKLLKFAEEIEEYGKVEQMPVMEGKRMYMILAPKKF
- the thrS gene encoding threonine--tRNA ligase, whose protein sequence is MMDKTLFLKNRIDHRKIGKKLKFFIFSDQVGTGLPLWLPRGVVFRKNLEEFLTDVQKKSGYEMVVTPHIGCKKLYVRSGHWSKYGKNHFKPIHTPLFDEEYLLKPMNCPHHCEIYRSQEWSYRDLPKRFAEFGTVYRYEQSGELHGLTRVRCFTQDDAHIFCTHDQLLEEFKKVINLVFYVFRYLGFLTYTVRISLRNPKKMNDYIGSEINWEKAEKSILQIVKEENIEASINYGDAAFYGPKLDFLIQDSLGRSWQLGTIQVDYNLPERFDLYYKGKNNEKCRPVMIHRAPFGSLERIIAIMIEHTEGNLPLWLVPNQAVILPISEKYAVYAKKILNLMQDYKIRVFIDNRNEKINKKIRDSEENKIPYMIILGKKEEKNKMMSIRRHGIGHIGEFSISNGLESILNEINKFKN